The Mesorhizobium sp. NBSH29 genome has a segment encoding these proteins:
- a CDS encoding SDR family oxidoreductase, producing the protein MASTTSPVHNHDAPRTILVTGASSGIGAHCARALKADGWRVFATARKPADISALHADGIESLYLDYSEPESIAALVHEILTRTGGTLDALYNNGAYAQPGAVEDLPVDALRQQFEVNLFGWHDLTRRILPIMRAQGHGRIIHCSSILGLTPVKFRGAYAASKHALEGLMLCLRMELEDSGIHVSLIEPGPVTSKIASNGLYWFEKNIDVANSAHREAYRDQLKRLRGGGTNSRFKLGPEAVYAVLRHALLSRRPKPHYTVTTPAKIGVFLKRILPASLLYRILSRQG; encoded by the coding sequence GTCACCGGTGCTTCGTCAGGCATCGGCGCACATTGCGCCCGCGCCCTGAAGGCCGATGGGTGGAGGGTCTTTGCCACTGCCCGCAAACCTGCGGATATTTCCGCTCTCCATGCAGACGGCATAGAATCTCTCTACCTCGACTACAGCGAACCAGAATCAATTGCAGCCCTTGTCCACGAAATTCTGACGCGCACCGGCGGAACGCTCGACGCTCTGTACAATAATGGCGCTTACGCCCAGCCTGGCGCCGTCGAGGACTTGCCGGTCGATGCGCTACGCCAGCAATTCGAGGTCAATCTTTTCGGCTGGCATGACCTCACCCGGCGTATTCTGCCTATCATGCGCGCCCAGGGGCATGGCCGCATCATTCACTGTTCGTCCATCCTGGGGCTGACGCCAGTTAAGTTTCGAGGGGCGTATGCAGCCTCCAAACATGCTCTGGAGGGACTGATGCTATGCCTGCGCATGGAGCTTGAGGATTCGGGCATTCATGTCTCGCTTATAGAGCCCGGACCGGTGACATCAAAAATCGCTTCAAATGGTCTCTATTGGTTCGAAAAAAACATCGACGTTGCGAATTCTGCTCACCGCGAGGCCTACCGTGATCAACTTAAAAGGCTGCGCGGTGGCGGTACCAATTCGCGTTTCAAGCTCGGGCCGGAGGCAGTTTATGCGGTATTGCGCCACGCCCTCCTGTCGCGGCGGCCCAAGCCGCATTATACTGTCACAACGCCAGCGAAGATCGGCGTGTTCTTGAAACGCATTTTGCCGGCATCGCTGCTCTACCGGATTCTTTCCCGGCAGGGCTGA
- a CDS encoding twin transmembrane helix small protein, translated as MGTVFNILAILVMFAVVVVLIRGLANMLRGGSGNASNKLMQARVMLQAVALVFILLAFYFTRGG; from the coding sequence ATGGGTACCGTATTCAACATTCTGGCCATCCTCGTCATGTTCGCTGTGGTGGTCGTTCTGATCCGAGGCCTCGCCAACATGCTGCGCGGCGGCTCCGGCAATGCTTCCAACAAGCTCATGCAGGCGCGCGTCATGCTGCAGGCCGTGGCACTTGTGTTCATACTTCTGGCGTTTTACTTCACCCGCGGCGGCTGA